The Methylomonas koyamae genome has a segment encoding these proteins:
- the thrS gene encoding threonine--tRNA ligase, which translates to MPVITLPDGSQRQFDRAVSVMDVALSIGTGLAKATLAGKVNGKLVDASYLIQEDASLKIVTAKDVDGVDVIRHSTAHLLAQAVKQLFPSAQVTIGPVVENGFYYDFSYERSFTPDDLVAIEKKMQELSAADIPVERSLMARDEAVQFFSALGEKYKAEIIASIPANEELSLYRQGDFTDLCRGPHVPSTGKLKAFKLMKIAGAYWRGDSKNEMLQRIYGTAWGDGKELAAYLHRLEEAEKRDHRKIGKALDLFHTQEEAPGMVFWHDKGWTIYKEVEQYIRDKLRVNGYGEVRTPQIVDRTLWEKSGHWDKFSAMMFTTHSENRDYAVKPMNCPCHIQIYNQGIKSYRDLPVRLAEFGSCHRNEPSGTLHGLMRVRNFVQDDAHIFCTEDQIQSEVSTFIDLLFEVYKDFGFDEVLIKLSTRPENRVGDDDVWDKAENALELALNNKGLDWQLQPGEGAFYGPKIEFSLKDCIGRVWQCGTIQVDFSMPARLEASYIGEDSARHTPVMLHRAILGSLERFIGILIEQYAGNFPLWLSPVQAVVMNITDRHAEYAEQVRRELEKQGLRAKIDLRNEKIGFKIREHSMQRVPYLLIIGDKELETRSASVRTQQGEDLGSLSIGELGERLRKQIADRK; encoded by the coding sequence ATGCCAGTAATAACTTTGCCTGATGGCTCTCAGCGTCAATTCGACCGCGCAGTTTCTGTGATGGATGTGGCTCTGTCTATCGGTACCGGTCTGGCTAAGGCGACATTGGCCGGCAAGGTCAACGGTAAGCTGGTCGATGCCAGTTACTTGATTCAGGAAGATGCAAGTCTGAAAATTGTTACTGCCAAGGATGTCGACGGCGTAGATGTTATTCGCCATTCCACAGCGCATTTGTTGGCGCAGGCCGTTAAACAATTGTTTCCGAGTGCGCAAGTCACTATCGGTCCAGTCGTGGAAAACGGCTTTTATTACGACTTTTCCTACGAGCGTTCGTTTACCCCCGACGATCTGGTGGCTATCGAAAAGAAGATGCAGGAGTTGTCGGCGGCCGATATTCCGGTGGAAAGGTCTTTGATGGCTCGCGATGAGGCGGTGCAATTCTTTAGCGCTCTAGGCGAAAAATATAAGGCCGAGATTATTGCCTCGATTCCGGCAAACGAAGAGCTGTCGCTCTACCGGCAGGGCGACTTTACCGACCTGTGTCGGGGGCCGCACGTGCCGAGTACCGGCAAATTAAAGGCGTTTAAGTTAATGAAGATCGCTGGGGCTTATTGGCGGGGCGATTCGAAAAACGAAATGCTGCAACGGATTTACGGCACAGCGTGGGGCGACGGTAAAGAATTAGCTGCTTACCTGCACCGTCTGGAAGAGGCGGAAAAGCGCGACCATCGCAAGATTGGTAAGGCTTTGGATTTGTTTCATACCCAGGAAGAGGCGCCAGGAATGGTGTTCTGGCACGACAAGGGCTGGACCATTTATAAAGAAGTGGAGCAGTACATTCGTGACAAATTACGGGTGAATGGCTACGGCGAAGTCAGAACGCCGCAAATTGTCGACCGCACTCTGTGGGAGAAATCCGGGCATTGGGATAAGTTCAGCGCAATGATGTTCACTACGCATTCCGAGAATCGGGATTATGCGGTGAAACCGATGAACTGCCCCTGCCATATTCAGATTTATAACCAAGGCATCAAGAGTTACCGCGATTTGCCGGTGCGTTTGGCCGAGTTCGGGTCTTGCCACCGCAACGAACCTTCCGGTACTTTGCACGGTTTGATGCGGGTGCGCAACTTTGTGCAAGACGATGCGCATATTTTTTGCACCGAAGACCAGATTCAATCCGAGGTTTCGACTTTTATCGATTTATTGTTCGAGGTCTATAAAGATTTCGGTTTCGATGAGGTGCTCATTAAATTGTCGACTCGTCCGGAAAATCGGGTAGGCGACGACGATGTTTGGGACAAGGCAGAGAATGCTTTGGAATTAGCCTTGAATAATAAGGGACTGGATTGGCAATTGCAGCCGGGCGAGGGTGCGTTTTACGGCCCTAAAATCGAGTTTTCGTTGAAGGATTGCATCGGTCGGGTTTGGCAGTGTGGTACCATTCAGGTGGATTTTTCGATGCCGGCCCGTTTGGAGGCCAGTTACATCGGCGAAGACAGTGCACGCCATACTCCGGTGATGTTGCACCGCGCTATTCTCGGTTCGCTGGAACGCTTTATCGGCATCTTGATCGAGCAATATGCCGGAAACTTCCCGTTGTGGTTAAGCCCGGTGCAGGCTGTGGTCATGAATATCACCGACCGCCATGCTGAATATGCCGAGCAGGTACGCCGAGAACTGGAAAAACAAGGTCTTAGAGCCAAAATTGACTTGAGAAACGAGAAGATAGGCTTTAAAATCCGCGAGCATTCCATGCAGCGTGTGCCGTATTTATTGATTATCGGCGACAAGGAATTAGAAACTCGGTCTGCCAGTGTGCGTACCCAGCAGGGCGAGGATTTGGGAAGTCTGTCAATTGGCGAACTTGGCGAACGTTTGAGAAAGCAGATTGCGGATCGAAAATAA
- the infC gene encoding translation initiation factor IF-3, with protein MSSKKDATRLNTEITARRVRVIGAEGEQVGVISINEALQLAYDVNLDLVEISPNADPPVCKIMDFGKYQFEQNKKLQAAKKKQKQIQIKEIKFRPGTEEGDYQVKLRSLIKFLSEGDKTKITVRFKGRELTHRELGMDLLKRIETDLEELAAVEQFPKLEGRQMVMVMGPKKKK; from the coding sequence ATCAGCTCTAAAAAAGATGCAACGCGCTTAAATACCGAGATTACCGCCAGACGGGTCAGGGTAATTGGCGCTGAAGGTGAACAGGTCGGCGTTATATCAATCAACGAAGCCTTGCAGCTTGCTTATGATGTGAATCTGGATCTGGTCGAAATTTCGCCCAATGCCGATCCTCCGGTTTGCAAAATCATGGATTTTGGCAAGTACCAATTCGAGCAAAATAAGAAGCTCCAAGCGGCCAAAAAGAAGCAAAAGCAAATCCAGATCAAAGAAATCAAATTTAGGCCCGGTACCGAGGAAGGCGATTACCAGGTCAAATTGCGAAGCTTGATCAAATTCCTCAGCGAAGGCGACAAAACCAAAATCACCGTACGGTTCAAAGGGCGGGAATTAACTCACCGCGAACTGGGCATGGATCTGTTGAAGCGTATCGAAACCGATCTTGAAGAATTGGCCGCGGTCGAACAGTTTCCCAAGCTGGAAGGCCGGCAAATGGTCATGGTGATGGGGCCGAAAAAGAAAAAATAA
- a CDS encoding ABC transporter permease encodes MRMLHYWRALVGIVGRELLRFLHQRERFVSALVRPLVWLFVFAAGFRAALGIAISPPYETYILYEVYITPGLLGMILLFNGMQSSLSMVYDREMGSMRMLMVCPLPRWFLLCSKLIAGTAVGVLQSYAFLGIAWLYDIQAPLPGYLWILPALVLGGMMLGALGLLLSSFIKQLENFAGVMNFVIFPLFFMSTALYPLWKIKESSPLLATLAEYNPFSQAVELIRFALYEQFNQPALIFTAAGFLLFIAAAILGYNPSKGMMVRKGGGGD; translated from the coding sequence ATGAGAATGTTGCATTATTGGCGGGCGTTGGTCGGCATCGTCGGCCGGGAGTTATTGCGTTTCCTGCACCAACGCGAGCGCTTCGTCTCGGCGCTGGTGCGCCCCCTGGTGTGGCTGTTCGTATTCGCCGCCGGCTTCCGCGCCGCGCTGGGCATTGCGATCAGCCCGCCCTACGAAACCTATATTCTGTACGAGGTCTACATCACCCCCGGCCTGTTGGGGATGATTTTGCTGTTCAACGGCATGCAAAGTTCGTTGTCTATGGTCTACGACCGGGAAATGGGCAGCATGCGTATGCTGATGGTCTGTCCGCTGCCGCGCTGGTTTTTATTGTGCAGCAAATTGATCGCCGGTACCGCGGTCGGGGTATTGCAATCCTATGCCTTCCTCGGCATTGCCTGGTTATACGACATACAGGCGCCGCTGCCGGGCTATCTATGGATTTTGCCGGCGCTGGTGCTGGGCGGCATGATGTTGGGCGCGCTGGGATTGTTGTTGTCGTCGTTCATCAAGCAACTGGAAAACTTTGCCGGGGTGATGAACTTCGTGATTTTTCCGCTGTTTTTCATGTCCACGGCGTTGTATCCGTTGTGGAAGATCAAGGAATCCAGCCCGTTATTGGCGACCTTGGCCGAGTACAACCCGTTCTCGCAAGCAGTCGAGCTGATCCGCTTCGCACTGTACGAACAGTTCAACCAACCTGCGCTGATCTTCACTGCAGCCGGGTTTTTGTTGTTCATCGCTGCGGCGATCCTGGGCTATAACCCGTCGAAAGGCATGATGGTGCGCAAAGGCGGTGGCGGGGATTGA
- a CDS encoding ATP-binding protein, with protein MNQTQNILIGHLTEVRGDGMDARIVEEHSTAAPIIRLGDEEILAGHIGSYVVIRQSHIGVLALVFKMWECDRFDSAGNRATDRFIALIPVGELNENNVFIRGVRHYPTPGAAVYAVGLGEINAIFSKFRDYQFFIGQLASHKDYHLSLDPRALFGRHFAIVGQSGSGKSWTVTSLIQHTMKAMPKTHMVMLDLHGEYCWKRPDGSIESAFPAEQVNYVDALDMEMPYWMMSYAELVDLFIDRDDSGASMQMAFMREILQQLKRKEAKAIGLASVTIDTPIYFSLAEMYMQFKAANEERKDFGKTKGALFGQFDEFLVRMQSRFNDVRYDFLLKPKKRTTSDSMAGLLRQFVGLGDKKANITVVDLSSVPTDVRPAVSAQVGRLAYEFNYWNPRRREFPITLICEEAHAYIPREKGGQFDGTKKMMERIAKEGRKYGVSIGVVSQRPTELSETMLAQCSSFICLRTTNPDDQQYIRGLVPEAEGDLADILSSLGRGEALVLGEAAPLPTRVQIYRPSPEPKSNDVDYYTSWREGPDDLDVEGIVENWRTQNRH; from the coding sequence ATGAACCAAACCCAAAATATTCTGATCGGCCACTTGACCGAAGTGCGCGGCGACGGCATGGATGCGCGCATCGTCGAAGAGCATTCCACTGCAGCGCCGATCATTCGCTTGGGCGACGAGGAAATTCTGGCCGGCCATATCGGCTCTTACGTGGTGATCCGGCAGTCGCACATCGGGGTGTTGGCGCTGGTATTCAAAATGTGGGAATGCGATCGCTTCGATAGCGCCGGCAATCGCGCCACGGACCGTTTTATCGCCTTGATTCCGGTCGGCGAATTGAACGAGAACAATGTTTTCATCCGCGGCGTGCGCCATTACCCGACGCCGGGAGCGGCTGTCTATGCAGTGGGCTTGGGCGAGATCAACGCGATTTTTTCCAAGTTTCGCGATTACCAATTTTTCATCGGTCAGTTGGCCAGCCATAAGGATTACCACCTGAGCCTGGATCCACGGGCCTTGTTCGGTAGGCATTTTGCGATTGTCGGCCAATCCGGCTCCGGTAAATCCTGGACCGTCACCAGCTTGATCCAGCACACCATGAAAGCCATGCCGAAAACCCACATGGTCATGCTCGATCTGCACGGAGAATATTGCTGGAAACGGCCCGACGGCAGCATCGAGTCGGCGTTTCCGGCCGAGCAGGTCAACTATGTCGATGCGTTGGACATGGAAATGCCGTACTGGATGATGAGCTATGCCGAGTTGGTCGATTTGTTCATCGACCGCGACGACAGCGGCGCCTCGATGCAGATGGCCTTCATGCGCGAAATTCTGCAGCAACTGAAGCGTAAGGAAGCCAAGGCGATAGGCTTGGCCTCGGTGACGATAGATACGCCGATTTATTTTTCGCTGGCGGAAATGTACATGCAATTTAAGGCCGCCAACGAAGAACGGAAAGACTTCGGTAAAACCAAAGGCGCGTTATTCGGCCAGTTCGACGAGTTTTTGGTCCGGATGCAGAGCCGATTTAACGACGTGCGCTACGATTTTTTGTTGAAACCCAAAAAACGGACGACCTCGGACAGCATGGCGGGTTTGTTGCGCCAATTCGTCGGTTTAGGCGACAAGAAAGCCAATATCACGGTGGTCGACCTCAGCTCGGTGCCGACCGACGTGCGGCCGGCAGTGTCGGCCCAGGTCGGCCGCTTGGCCTACGAATTCAATTACTGGAACCCGCGCCGGCGCGAATTCCCGATCACGTTGATCTGCGAGGAAGCGCACGCCTATATCCCGCGCGAAAAAGGCGGCCAATTCGACGGCACCAAGAAAATGATGGAACGGATTGCCAAAGAGGGCCGAAAATACGGCGTATCGATCGGCGTGGTCAGCCAACGGCCGACCGAGCTGTCCGAAACGATGTTGGCGCAGTGCAGTTCGTTTATTTGTTTACGGACCACCAACCCGGACGACCAGCAATATATCCGGGGTTTGGTGCCGGAAGCGGAGGGCGATCTGGCCGACATCTTGAGTTCGTTAGGCCGGGGAGAAGCGTTGGTATTGGGCGAAGCGGCGCCGCTACCGACCAGGGTGCAGATTTACCGGCCCAGCCCGGAGCCGAAAAGTAACGATGTCGACTATTACACCAGTTGGCGCGAAGGCCCCGATGATCTGGATGTGGAGGGGATAGTCGAGAATTGGCGGACTCAGAATCGGCATTGA
- the pheT gene encoding phenylalanine--tRNA ligase subunit beta, which translates to MQVSEAWLRELVNPPIDTAELVAQLTMAGLEVDAVTPVAAKFTGVVVGEVLETVQHPNADKLRVCQVNVGQEQPLQIVCGASNVRPGLKVPAALIGAVLPGDFKIKESKLRGELSFGMLCSEKELGLAASSEGLMELPADAPVGRDIRDYLALNDNVIELGLTPNRADCLSVVGVAREVAVLNGVQLNVSDCANIDPQHAQTLEVHVQAPEACPVYLGRLIKGINPAAQTPLWMQERLRRSGIRSLSPVVDVTNYVLVELGQPLHAFDADKLSAPVVVRRSRAGEPLALLNDQSIELDGEALVIADQREALALAGVMGGKDSAVYGETRDIFLECAFFNPISIAGKARQFGLHTDSSHRFERGVDFNLQRRAIERATQLILAIAGGSPGPVTEVISSEALPNRSAVKLRSARIEKVLGIQYSDAQVHDLFGGLGMQVARCDGGWDVTPPSFRFDIAIEEDLLEEIGRVYGYNNLPSSSLLMRSALGQAPESVLALERLQDCLVDRGYQEAITYSFVDEAMQNAMAPGDEFIKIQNPISSELAVMRTTLWCGLVNAALYNINRQQSRVRLFETGLRFFYEEGRIQQRKVLAGLALGQIHPEQWGEKSRKVDFFDVKADVEALLGLSASKMRFEPTQHPALHPGQSARILTACGEAIGLLGMLHPTLQKQLGFDNPVFLFELSQEAILQRNVPKFSPLSKFPSVRRDMALLVAEEVSADAILACIAESDEQAIRDVSVFDIYRGQGVAEGSKSVALSLVLQDFSQTLTDAEIDAIFRRVLETLTANLNAKLRE; encoded by the coding sequence ATGCAAGTTAGTGAAGCTTGGTTAAGGGAGCTGGTCAATCCGCCTATCGACACTGCCGAATTGGTTGCGCAATTGACCATGGCCGGCCTCGAAGTCGATGCGGTCACGCCAGTCGCCGCTAAATTTACTGGCGTAGTGGTCGGTGAAGTACTGGAGACCGTGCAACATCCGAACGCCGATAAACTCAGGGTCTGCCAAGTCAATGTCGGCCAAGAGCAGCCGTTGCAGATCGTTTGCGGCGCCAGTAACGTTCGGCCCGGCTTAAAGGTGCCGGCGGCATTGATCGGCGCCGTATTGCCGGGCGATTTCAAGATTAAAGAATCCAAACTACGCGGCGAGTTGTCGTTTGGCATGCTCTGTTCCGAAAAGGAATTAGGGTTGGCCGCCAGCTCGGAAGGTTTGATGGAATTGCCGGCAGATGCGCCGGTAGGGCGAGATATCCGTGATTATTTGGCGTTGAACGACAATGTGATCGAATTGGGACTGACGCCGAATCGTGCCGATTGTTTGAGCGTGGTTGGGGTCGCCAGGGAAGTGGCGGTGCTGAATGGCGTTCAGTTAAACGTATCCGATTGCGCCAATATCGATCCGCAGCATGCACAGACCTTGGAGGTGCATGTTCAGGCTCCGGAAGCCTGTCCGGTTTACTTGGGGAGGTTGATCAAAGGCATCAATCCTGCTGCGCAGACGCCGCTGTGGATGCAAGAGCGCCTGCGACGCAGCGGTATCCGCAGTCTTAGCCCAGTAGTAGACGTCACTAACTACGTTCTGGTTGAGCTGGGGCAGCCGTTACATGCTTTCGATGCTGATAAGTTATCGGCGCCGGTTGTGGTTCGTCGCAGTCGGGCCGGCGAGCCGTTGGCATTGTTAAACGACCAGTCGATAGAACTCGATGGCGAAGCCTTGGTTATTGCCGACCAGCGGGAAGCTTTGGCGTTGGCTGGCGTGATGGGCGGAAAAGACAGTGCGGTATATGGCGAAACCCGCGACATTTTTCTGGAGTGCGCTTTTTTCAATCCAATTAGTATTGCCGGTAAGGCACGGCAGTTTGGATTGCATACCGATTCCTCGCACCGCTTCGAACGCGGCGTTGACTTCAATTTGCAACGTCGAGCCATCGAGCGGGCCACGCAATTGATTTTGGCAATTGCGGGGGGAAGCCCGGGACCGGTGACCGAAGTTATTAGTAGCGAAGCTTTACCGAACCGTTCGGCGGTTAAGTTACGTAGTGCGCGAATCGAAAAAGTTCTGGGTATCCAATACAGCGATGCTCAAGTCCATGATTTGTTCGGCGGCTTGGGCATGCAGGTAGCTCGTTGCGACGGTGGTTGGGACGTTACTCCGCCCAGCTTTCGTTTCGACATTGCAATCGAGGAAGATCTGCTCGAAGAAATTGGCCGGGTATACGGCTATAACAACTTGCCCAGCAGTAGTTTGTTGATGCGTTCCGCATTAGGTCAGGCGCCGGAATCTGTTTTGGCGTTAGAGCGATTGCAGGATTGCCTGGTTGATCGCGGTTATCAAGAGGCTATTACCTATAGTTTCGTCGATGAAGCGATGCAAAATGCGATGGCGCCGGGCGACGAGTTTATTAAGATCCAGAATCCGATTTCTTCCGAATTGGCCGTAATGCGTACCACTTTGTGGTGCGGGTTGGTGAATGCTGCACTTTACAATATCAATAGGCAGCAGAGTAGGGTGCGCCTGTTCGAGACCGGTCTGCGGTTTTTCTATGAAGAGGGTCGGATTCAACAACGCAAAGTACTTGCCGGGCTAGCGCTTGGTCAAATTCATCCTGAACAATGGGGGGAGAAATCGAGGAAGGTCGATTTTTTCGATGTGAAAGCAGATGTCGAGGCCTTGCTGGGATTGTCGGCAAGTAAGATGCGGTTCGAACCGACACAACATCCGGCATTGCATCCCGGACAATCCGCTCGAATACTGACTGCATGCGGCGAGGCGATTGGATTGCTGGGTATGTTGCATCCGACGTTGCAGAAACAATTGGGCTTCGATAATCCTGTATTTTTGTTCGAGTTGAGTCAGGAAGCCATTCTGCAGCGCAACGTGCCTAAATTCAGTCCTTTGTCCAAATTTCCATCGGTACGTCGGGACATGGCGTTGTTGGTGGCAGAAGAAGTATCTGCCGACGCAATTCTCGCATGCATCGCCGAATCTGATGAGCAAGCCATCCGCGATGTCTCGGTTTTCGATATCTATCGCGGGCAGGGCGTAGCGGAAGGCAGCAAAAGCGTGGCGTTGAGTTTGGTCTTACAAGATTTTTCGCAAACTCTTACCGACGCTGAAATTGATGCTATATTTCGCAGAGTGTTAGAGACTTTGACGGCTAATCTAAATGCAAAATTGAGGGAGTGA
- a CDS encoding ABC transporter ATP-binding protein — MTAALHIEGLSFAYGAKKALDNVAFEVAAGECTILLGPNGAGKSTLFALITRLYDAREGRIALCGFDVKKQSLQALAKLGVVFQQTTLDPDLSVTQNLRYHAALHGIGKKEADRRIQEELERLNMFERRAEKVRQLNGGHKRRVEIARALLHKPSLLLLDEPTVGLDVPSRQAIVKHVHDLVKQQQLAVLWATHLIDEIAADDSLVVLHKGQVKANGKLAEILQSTGWSDPGQVFQKLTQSDKGGPA; from the coding sequence ATGACAGCGGCACTGCACATCGAAGGCCTCAGCTTCGCCTACGGCGCCAAGAAAGCGCTGGACAACGTCGCATTTGAAGTTGCAGCGGGCGAATGCACGATTTTGTTGGGGCCGAACGGCGCCGGCAAGAGTACCTTGTTTGCGCTGATCACGCGGCTTTACGACGCCAGAGAAGGGCGCATCGCGTTGTGCGGTTTCGACGTCAAGAAACAAAGCCTGCAAGCGCTGGCCAAATTGGGGGTAGTGTTTCAGCAGACCACGCTGGATCCGGATTTGTCGGTAACCCAAAACCTGCGCTACCACGCCGCCTTGCACGGTATCGGTAAGAAGGAGGCCGACCGGCGGATTCAGGAAGAATTGGAAAGACTGAACATGTTCGAGCGCCGCGCCGAAAAAGTCCGGCAACTCAACGGTGGCCATAAACGCCGGGTCGAGATTGCCCGCGCCTTGTTGCACAAACCCAGCCTGCTGTTGCTGGACGAGCCGACCGTCGGCCTGGATGTACCCAGCCGGCAGGCCATCGTCAAGCACGTCCACGACTTGGTCAAGCAACAGCAGTTGGCGGTGTTGTGGGCCACGCATTTGATCGACGAGATCGCTGCCGACGACAGCCTGGTTGTCTTGCATAAAGGCCAGGTCAAGGCCAACGGTAAGCTGGCCGAAATCCTGCAAAGCACCGGTTGGTCCGATCCCGGCCAAGTGTTTCAAAAGCTTACCCAATCCGACAAAGGAGGGCCGGCATGA
- a CDS encoding PQQ-dependent catabolism-associated beta-propeller protein: MHRIKLVGMAAALCFAGAVHAETVFVTLEKDNAIAVVDPAAGKLVKTVKVGQRPRGIAISHDAKTLFVATSDDDTIRMLDSTTLKEIGKLPSGEDPETFALSPDDKLMYVSNEDDAEVTVIDIAAKKAVGKVKVGVEPEGIAVSPNNQWCISASETTNMLHWIDTADRQIKDNTLVDARPRAVAFTDDSQQLWATSEMAGTLTIIDTATKQILQNLKLEVPGLSSDLVQPVGIAIDKQRRYGYVAMGPANRVAVIDAQNYKLEKYLLVGQRVWNLAFSPDQKRLYTTNGVSNDISIVDLENHKVTKSIAVGRYPWGVAVKP; this comes from the coding sequence ATGCATCGGATAAAACTGGTCGGAATGGCTGCAGCGTTGTGTTTCGCTGGTGCGGTACACGCGGAAACCGTTTTCGTGACTTTGGAGAAAGATAACGCGATTGCCGTGGTCGATCCGGCGGCCGGCAAGTTGGTCAAGACTGTCAAGGTCGGCCAGCGGCCGCGCGGTATTGCCATCAGCCACGATGCCAAGACGCTGTTCGTCGCTACCAGCGACGACGATACCATTCGCATGCTGGACAGTACGACCTTGAAGGAAATCGGCAAATTGCCGTCCGGCGAAGATCCGGAGACCTTTGCGTTAAGTCCGGACGACAAGTTGATGTACGTTTCCAACGAAGACGACGCCGAGGTGACGGTGATCGATATCGCCGCCAAGAAGGCAGTCGGCAAAGTCAAGGTTGGCGTCGAGCCGGAAGGCATTGCGGTCAGTCCCAACAACCAATGGTGCATCAGTGCGTCGGAAACCACCAACATGCTGCACTGGATAGATACCGCCGATCGGCAAATCAAAGACAACACGCTGGTCGACGCCAGGCCGCGGGCGGTGGCTTTTACCGACGACAGCCAGCAACTGTGGGCGACTTCGGAAATGGCCGGCACCCTGACCATCATCGATACCGCCACCAAGCAAATTTTGCAGAATCTGAAACTGGAAGTGCCCGGCTTAAGCTCCGATCTGGTGCAGCCGGTCGGTATCGCTATCGACAAACAGCGCCGCTACGGTTACGTGGCGATGGGGCCGGCCAACCGGGTCGCGGTGATCGACGCCCAAAATTATAAATTGGAGAAGTATCTGCTGGTCGGCCAGCGGGTATGGAATCTGGCCTTCTCGCCTGACCAGAAGCGTTTGTACACCACCAACGGCGTCAGCAACGATATTTCTATCGTCGATCTGGAAAACCATAAAGTGACCAAATCGATCGCGGTCGGCCGTTACCCCTGGGGCGTTGCGGTAAAACCATGA
- the rplT gene encoding 50S ribosomal protein L20 has protein sequence MARVKRGVTARARHKKILKLAKGYYGARSRVYRVAKQAVIKAGQYAYRDRKQKKRQFRALWIVRINAASRQFGISYSRLINGLTKANVAIDRKVLADLAVRDIQAFGEIAKVAIANQSKP, from the coding sequence ATGGCTAGAGTAAAACGCGGTGTTACCGCCAGAGCAAGACATAAAAAGATTTTAAAGCTGGCTAAAGGTTACTACGGTGCCCGCAGCCGGGTTTATCGCGTCGCCAAGCAAGCGGTTATCAAAGCCGGCCAATACGCCTATCGCGACCGCAAACAGAAAAAGCGCCAATTCCGCGCCTTGTGGATCGTGCGGATCAACGCAGCGTCCCGCCAGTTCGGCATATCGTACAGCCGTCTGATTAACGGTCTGACCAAAGCCAATGTAGCTATCGACCGCAAAGTGCTGGCCGACTTGGCCGTGAGAGATATCCAAGCATTCGGCGAGATTGCAAAAGTGGCAATTGCCAACCAAAGCAAGCCATAG
- the pheS gene encoding phenylalanine--tRNA ligase subunit alpha has protein sequence MSASIEDIVKQALDELAQAKDLGQLDQVRVNYLGKKGLFTQQMKELGSMDPDQRRSAGQVINDAKNTFQDALEARKLALEGEELAARLASESIDVTLPGRGQAIAGLHPVTTTLRRISKIFASVGFNVVEGPEIEDDYHNFGALNIPEHHPARAMHDTFYFDAHTVLRTHTSPVQIRVMESEKPPLKVIAPGRVYRCDSDLTHTPMFHQVEGFLVDTDVSFADLKGVVFEFLRAFFEKDIQVRFRPSYFPFTEPSAEVDIECVMCDGKGCRVCSQTGWLEVMGCGMIHPEVFKSVGIDHQTYSGFAFGMGVERLAMLRYGINDLRMFFENDLKFLQQFR, from the coding sequence GTGTCGGCTAGTATCGAAGATATTGTAAAGCAGGCATTGGATGAGCTTGCGCAGGCAAAAGACCTAGGCCAATTGGATCAGGTTCGGGTCAATTACCTGGGTAAAAAAGGCCTGTTCACCCAGCAGATGAAAGAGTTGGGTAGCATGGATCCGGATCAGCGCCGTAGCGCCGGCCAAGTGATCAACGACGCCAAAAATACGTTCCAAGATGCGCTTGAAGCACGTAAGCTCGCCTTGGAAGGTGAGGAGCTGGCTGCACGCTTGGCGAGCGAGTCTATCGATGTGACTCTGCCTGGCCGCGGACAAGCTATCGCCGGTCTGCATCCGGTGACTACGACCTTACGCAGGATTAGTAAAATTTTTGCCAGCGTCGGTTTCAATGTAGTCGAAGGCCCCGAAATCGAAGACGATTATCACAACTTCGGCGCTCTGAATATTCCTGAACATCATCCGGCCCGGGCGATGCACGACACGTTTTACTTCGATGCGCATACTGTACTGAGAACCCACACCTCGCCGGTACAAATTCGGGTCATGGAATCGGAGAAGCCCCCGCTAAAAGTGATTGCGCCTGGCCGAGTCTATCGCTGCGATTCGGATCTGACGCATACGCCGATGTTTCATCAGGTAGAGGGCTTTTTAGTCGATACCGACGTCAGCTTTGCCGATCTGAAAGGGGTAGTGTTCGAATTCTTACGCGCCTTCTTTGAAAAGGACATCCAAGTCCGCTTTCGCCCGTCATACTTTCCATTCACCGAGCCATCGGCCGAAGTCGATATCGAATGCGTGATGTGCGACGGTAAAGGCTGTCGAGTATGTAGCCAAACCGGGTGGCTGGAAGTGATGGGCTGCGGCATGATTCATCCCGAAGTCTTCAAATCGGTAGGCATCGACCATCAAACTTATTCCGGTTTTGCCTTCGGTATGGGGGTCGAGCGTCTGGCGATGCTGCGTTACGGTATCAACGACTTGCGCATGTTTTTCGAAAACGATTTGAAATTTTTACAACAGTTTAGGTAA
- the rpmI gene encoding 50S ribosomal protein L35, with the protein MPKLKSHSGAGKRFKKTGTGGFKCKQSHKRHILTKKTTKRKRQLRKTAILHPSDTPLVARMLPYS; encoded by the coding sequence ATGCCAAAACTGAAAAGCCATAGCGGCGCTGGTAAACGCTTCAAGAAAACCGGAACTGGCGGTTTTAAATGCAAACAATCGCATAAGCGCCACATCTTGACCAAAAAAACCACGAAGCGGAAAAGACAGCTGCGTAAAACAGCCATCCTGCATCCGTCAGATACGCCATTGGTAGCGCGCATGCTGCCATACAGTTGA